The proteins below are encoded in one region of Acanthochromis polyacanthus isolate Apoly-LR-REF ecotype Palm Island chromosome 4, KAUST_Apoly_ChrSc, whole genome shotgun sequence:
- the calr gene encoding calreticulin produces MTALSLLLLAVSAASALSESTVYFREQFEDGDAWKSRWVESKHKSDYGKFVLTAGKFYGDAEKDKGLQTSQDARFYAVSARFDDFSNQGQPLVIQFTVKHEQSIDCGGGYIKLFPSEVNQEDIHGDSVYNIMFGPDICGPGTKKVHVIFNYKEKNHLINKDVRCKDDEYTHLYTLIVNPDNTYEVKIDNKKVESGNLEDDWDFLPPKKIKDPEAKKPEDWDDREKIPDPDDKKPEDWDKPENIPDPDAKKPDDWDDEMDGEWEPPMVTNPDYKGEWKPREISNPAYKGKWIHPEIDNPEYTADSEIYKYDSIGVIGLDLWQVKSGTIFDNFLITNDPNVAEEVGNDTWGKTKDAEKKMKESQEEEERKKREEEDKKRRDEAKDEDEEEEKDEEEEEEEEEEEGEEHEEEEEEEEEEEDEGTDSKLKDEL; encoded by the exons ATGACCGCCCTGTCGCTGCTTTTGTTGGCCGTGTCGGCGGCATCTGCGCTGTCCGAGTCCACTGTGTATTTCCGAGAGCAATTTGAAGATGGGG ACGCCTGGAAGAGTCGCTGGGTGGAATCCAAGCACAAGTCCGACTACGGCAAGTTCGTCCTGACAGCAGGGAAGTTTTACGGAGATGCAGAGAAAGATAAAG GCCTGCAGACCAGCCAGGACGCCCGCTTCTACGCCGTGTCGGCCCGTTTTGATGACTTCAGCAACCAGGGCCAGCCGTTGGTCATCCAGTTCACTGTGAAGCACGAGCAGAGCATCGACTGTGGAGGAGGCTACATTAAACTGTTCCCCTCTGAAGTCAACCAGGAGGACATTCACGGAGACTCCGTCTACAACATCATGTTCG GTCCTGATATTTGCGGCCCGGGCACAAAGAAAGTTCATGTGATCTTcaactacaaagaaaagaacCATCTGATCAACAAGGACGTCCGGTGCAAG GACGATGAATACACCCACCTGTACACGCTGATCGTCAACCCCGACAACACCTACGAGGTGAAGATCGACAACAAGAAGGTCGAGTCCGGCAACCTGGAGGACGACTGGGACTTTCTGCCTCCCAAGAAAATTAAGGACCCCGAGGCCAAGAAGCCAGAAGACTGGGATGACCGGGAGAAGATCCCCGACCCCGACGACAAGAAACCAGAG GACTGGGACAAACCTGAGAACATCCCCGATCCTGATGCCAAGAAGCCCGACGACTGGGACGACGAGATGGACGGAGAGTGGGAGCCTCCGATGGTCACCAACCCTGATTACAAG GGCGAGTGGAAACCCAGAGAAATCAGCAATCCGGCCTACAAGGGAAAGTGGATCCACCCTGAGATTGACAACCCCGAGTACACAGCCGATTCTGAGATCTATAAGTACGACAGCATCGGCGTGATCGGCCTCGACTTGTGGCAG gTCAAGTCTGGCACCATCTTTGACAACTTCCTCATCACCAACGACCCGAATGTGGCGGAAGAAGTCGGCAACGACACCTGGGGCAAAACCAAG GATGCCgagaagaagatgaaggaaagccaggaggaggaggagcggaAGAAGCGCGAGGAGGAGGACAAGAAGAGGAGGGACGAGGCgaaggatgaggatgaagaggaagagaaggatgaggaggaagaagaggaggaggaggaggaagaaggagaggagcacgaggaggaggaggaagaagaggaagaagaggaggacgaaGGCACAGACTCTAAACTCAAGGACGAGTTATAA